Within Flavobacterium pisciphilum, the genomic segment ATAATAAATATGATGATAAAGGAAACATACAGCAATATACTATTGAAAATAGCTCACCAGTAACTATACTATGGGGCTACAATCAAACCCAGCCCATTGCTAAAATAGAGAATATTAGTTATGCAAACATTCCTGCAGGTTTGATTACAACTGCACAAGATGCTTCAAACACAGGAACAGAAACAGCATTAATAGATGCTTTAAATGCCTTACGCATAGCATTACCCAATGCAATGGTTACAACCTATACTTATATTCCACTAGTTGGAGTAAGCACTATTACAGATCCCAAAGGTGATACAATCACTTATAGCTATGACAACTTTGGAAGATTGCAATTTGTAAAAGACAAAGACAAAAATATCCTTTCAGAAAACCAATACCATTATAAACAATAAGCCAAAAATGATTATGAAAAAAATTACAGCCCTACTTTTGGTTTTGTTTCCTATAATAATGATTGGACAAACTCAAAGTGAGAATTACATAAAATCAGTAACCTATAAAGTCGCTACCCAAACTGCTATTGCAGCTCCTACGATTAATCAGGCCAATCAGAATATTACTTATTTTGATGGCCTAGGAAGACCAATTCAACAAATTAAGTACCAGGCATCCGCAACAGGAAAAGATATTGTAATCCCTACAGAATACGATGGTTTTGGAAGACAACTAAAAGAATACCTTCCTTTTGCTTCTGGACAAAATAATTCAAATTATATTGCTCCTTCAACTTTAATTCCTGATTTAGTACAGCAGTATAAAACCAAATATGGCGCAGTAAATGCGAACCCTTATAGCGAAAAACAAGTAGAGGCTTCCCCTTTAAATCGAGTGTTACAACAAGCAGCTCCAGGAAACGATTGGGCATTGGCTAATAATCATACCGTCAAAATGGATTATCAGGCCAATAGTGATGCAGATCAAGTCCTGTTATTTATTGCTAACACTACTTGGAAAGAGTCTTTAGGATTATATGATATAAGTTTGAGTAAAGCAAATGGAACAGGATTTTATCCAGCCAATGAGCTTTATAAAACAATTACCTATGATGAGAACACAACAGCTTCACTAGTTGAAGCTAATGGTTCTACTGTAGAATTTAAAAATAAAGAAGGACAAGTAGTTTTAAAAAGGACTTATGATGCAGGAGCAAAACACGATACCTATTATGTGTATGATCAATATGGTAATTTAACCTATGTAATTCCCCCTAAAGCCTCAGATCTTATAAATGTATCCAATAGTCCATATGATACTAGCTCTAAAGCTACTGTAGCCTCAGGAACTTCATTAGATTTAACAGCAACCAATTCAATTACATTGTTACCTGGATTTAATGCTGTAAAAGGAAGTACTTTTTCGGCAAGAATAGAGTCTGGAAGTCTAGCAATTTTAAATGATTTATGTTATCAATACAAATACGATTATCGCAATCGATTGGTTGAGAAAAAACTACCAGGCAAGCAATGGGAGTTTATAGTATATGATAAATTAGACAGACCTGTAGCTACAGGTCCTTCAAATTCTCCTTTCACAGATTTAAGCACAACGGGTTGGTTAATTACCAAATACGATGCTTTTAGTCGTCCTGTTTATACGGGATGGATGACAGAAACTGCAGCTACAGACACTGGTAGAAAAGCATTACAAGATGCTCAAAATAATGCAACAGTTTTATTCGAAACCAAACAAGCAACAGGAACCATAGATGGTATTGCAGCTTATTATAGTAATATAGTTGCCCCTACTAGCTTCAAGCTTCTTACTGTAAACTATTATGATGATTATACTTTTCCAAGTACACCTGCTATAACAATACCTACAAGCGTAGAAGGACAAAACACTTTAGCAGCTTCGCAGCTAAAAACAGTAAGTACCGCTTCATGGATAAGAGTTGCTACCTTGAGTACCGCAACATTGGGGGAAACAACAGCTGTTTTTTACGATGCTAAAGCAAGACCAATTCGTAATTATACTCAAAATTATTTGGGAGGTTATGCCTATACTGATAGTAATTTAGATCCTTTTTCAGGACAGTTACAGTACACCATAACAAGACACAAAAGAGTTAGTGGTGATCCGGAATTAAAAACAAAAGAAGCATTCACCTATTCAGCCCAAGACCGTTTGCTTACACATACCCATCAGATTAATGATGGAGCAATTGAACTTATTGCAGCCAATACTTATGATGAATTAGGTCAGTTGGAATTTAAGAAGGTAGGAAACACCACCACAGCTCCAACTCAAAAAATAGATTTTACTTATAACATCAGAGGATGGTTAACAGGTATAAATAATATGTCTTCACTTACTCAAGCTGGAGATCCTAAAGATTTATTTGCCTTTAAGCTAGATTACAATACAGTACCAACAGGAGTTCCTGGAGTATTACCGTTATACAATGGAAATATCTCGGAAACATCATGGAAGTCAAATTCAGATTCAGGTACAACAACTCGAGGGTATGGCTATAAATATGATAATCTAAACCGTCTTAAGACAGCCGTTTTTCAAAAAAATAATGCTGTGACTAATACTTATGATGAATCGTTATCTTATGATAAAAATGGTAATATAATGGGGTTATCCCGTAATGGATCTTCAGATACTACTCCAATACTAATAGATGATTTGGTTTACAGTTATGGCAATGCAAATAAAACTAACCAACTTATCAAAGTGGCAGATAGCAGCAATAAAGCAGTTGGTTTTGTTGATGGCTCTAATGCAGAGGATGATTACAGTTACGATGCCAATGGAAATATGATTAGTGATGCCAATAAAAACATTACAGCTATTACTTATAATCATTTGAACTTACCAACTCTTATCACTTTTGGTTCTACTGGAAACATTGCCTATACTTATAATGCAACAGGACAAAAAGTGCTGAAAATTGTAACTAGTGGAACTAATAAAACGAGTACTGATTATGTAAATGGGTATCAATATGAAAATAACATACTTCAGTTCTTCCCTCAATCAGAGGGCTATGTAAATAACAATTCGGGAACTTTTGAGTATATTTACCAGTATAAAGATCATTTAGGGAATATACGCTTGAGTTATGATAAAAACCTAAGCATTGTTGAAGAAAACAATTATTACCCGTTTGGATTAAAACAAATAGGATATAACGATGTCATTAGTTCTTTAGGTAATGCAGTTGCTAAAAAGTATAGATACAACGGAAAGGAGTTGCAAGACGAGCTGGGGCTTAACATGTATGACTATGGTGCACGTAATTATGACTCTGCATTGGGACGTTGGATAAATATTGACCCATTGGCAGAGAAAATGAGAAGACATAGTCCTTATAATTATGCTTTTGATAATCCTATGCGATTTATAGACCCTGATGGGATGTCGCCTAAGGATGTAATAATAAAAGGAACAAAAGCTCAAGATGCAGTAAATCAGTTACAGCAATCTGTAACTAAAGAATTAACACTTTCAACAGATGCTACGGGAAGATTACACTATACTCAAAATGAAACTGGTCCTTTAACAGAAGGAGCTCAACAATTGGTAAATGCAATTGATGATAAATCAGTGATAGTGAACGTTGATGCTAATAATGATGCATTATCAAAAAATAATGGTAAGATAATTGTTGGTCAGTTTAATGGAAATAGTACAATTATTGGTATAACTAATACATCTCAGGAAATTAATACAGACAATACAAAAGTTTTAGATAATGCAAATGAAAAGCCTGGAGCTACTGTTCTACATGAAGTTGTGGAGTCGCACTTAGGCGGGAAGGAAGCTCAATCGAGAGATTTAACAAATGTAGGACCAGCTACAAGGAGTGATGCTAATAATCCAACTAGTGTATATAGTGTAGCGCACAAAAATGCTCCAGCACAAGGTGGACTTTTATTTATTAGACCATCTAATCCATCAGTTCCAAATAGTGGAATGCTCTATACTAAAGATAAAAGTAATACAGTGGTTCCAATACGAACCTTCTAAAACTATTGATATATGAAACATTTAATTATATTATTTTCCTTATTTTTTCTACAAGTACAACCTTCTCAAACGGAACAAATAAAATTAAAAGATAGCTACAAAATAATAAGGATAGATTCTATAAATAACGTCTATAGTATTTATGCCCGAAGGGAGAATTTGCTATTTAAAATATTATCATTGAAAAATGATAATATTGATAAAAAATTAAAAAAAATTAAATGCGGGGAAAACTATAAATTGCAATTAATTTCTTTGCTTGAAGGTGATAGTAGATACCCGATAAATATTGATGGAATTGATTTCCATGGTCAAACTATAGAATTAGAAAGAGATTCTATAAATGATTTATATATTACTAAAAATTTAATAGGATTGTATTATAAATCAGATTGTTCTAAATAGTATTGGTAAGTACCCCGCTCTCCTAAGTCGGTAGTGTATCAGATGTGTTGGAGTTATAGAAAATCAGATATTTATATTAATATCGCATAAAAATTAAAACAGCCTTTTGGGCTGTTTTTTTATTTTATAATGCCTTAAATAGAAAAAAATAGAATCAAACTAGACTAGGTGTTACAGATGTGTTGGTGATATTCGAAAGATGATAAAGTACGGAAAGACAAAGTCTGGTAATCAGAGATATATTTGCAGAGTATACAGTAAAACTAGAGTTGAAAATTATGCATATTTACTTTTGGATTTGAGCAATAAAACAGTAAGTTTATCCTTTAAAATTATGTTCTTAAAAACATTGCATTTAACAGGTGGAACTTGTAAAAATAGTTGCAACCCCTTATAAGTATAAGTATAATGGAAAAGAGTTACAGGACGAGCTGGGGCTTAACATGTATGACTATGGAGCAAGATTTTATGACCCTGCACTTGGTCGATGGATGAACACAGATCCTCTAGCAGAGCAAATGAGAAGACATAGCCCGTATAATTATGCTTTTGATAATCCTATGCGATTTATAGACCCTGATGGGATGAAATCTGAAGATATTATCGTAGTTGGAACAAAAGAGTATAGACAACAAGTAATGAAAGATCTGCAAAAAATAACCAACCAAAAGCTTGTGTTTAATGAAGGGGCAAATGGTCAAGGGAAAATAGAATTTAGTGGCACTCCAAGTGGTAGTAAAAAATCTGTTGGAACAGATTTAGTTAGTAATTTAATCAATTCGAAGCATGATATAATAATTCAAGATGGAGATAATAATAAAACTCACTATACAGATTCCGATGCTGCAAGCGGAGTAACTGAAGGTGGATCTGGCTCTACCGTAACGTATAAACCTAATGAGAAAGGTCAAGGTATAATGAATGCAGATGGCACAACTGGAAGACCTGCACAAAATGGACTAGCTCACGAATTAGGTCATGCCCAAGACGGCATAAACGGCACAAATGTTTCTGTCGATTTGTCGAATAGTAAAGAAATTTAAAAAAATTTAAAAAAGGAAACTTATTTATTGTTAACGACCCTGATAATAATGGTTCAAGGCAATATACGACAAAATCAGAATATAATGTTAGGACAAAAATTGATAATCCAATTAGAGCAGAACAAAGTGCAAAACAGAGAGCTATTCCTAAAAAGACGATATAAAATGAGTATTTTTTTTAAAATCTTAGTAGTTATTATACCAATTGTTTTTTTTAGTTGTGTTAATGCTAATAAATCAGTAAATGACAGCAGTCTACATTTATTTTTCTCAAACACAGATTGGAATGACTTTAATTCCAAAACATTAACAGAAAATAAATTGAGTCATTTTTTGAATGATAAAATTGACTTTTATAATAGAGAATCTTTTTTTTCATTCATGAAAAAAAGTAAATTGGATTCACCTTACGATGATTTCTATCTCGTTGAAATAGAAATACCAAACGGAGAAAGAACTTTTTCAAAAAAATATTGGTGTTAAATTATAATAACAAAATAACATATTTAGGTTTTAAAAAAAATATTGACTGGAATAAATCTGACTTATCTAAAGAAGAAATCAATGAGTTTAAATACGAAACTTTAAAAAGTGGTGCTAAAAATAATTCAGACAGTTATGTACTAACAACACATATAAAATCAGATAGGTACTAAAGGAAGAATCAGATTTCAGATTCGGTTTATGCATCCTGAGGCACGCCAAACAAAATCAACACAATACAAGGATGAACTCAACGGTTCGTCCTTTTTGTTTGTTGGTAATCTGGAAATAAAAACAACCAAACAAATTACAGGGAATAACTTATAATATATATACGAAAGTAAAGAATAATTTAATAAATGATACATTTAAATTAGGAACTATAATAACTGTTTTCACAGATTATAAAAGAAAGGATAAACCTCTGAAATTTAATATCAAAAATCGATTTTAAAAGTTGTACATTTACAACATTAACTTGTACATATAGAGCATGCCGAAATTAAATCAATTTGAAACGCTTGTTATCGATGAATTTGAAGAAGAAAAATTTCATCTCCCTTTTCATAGCCACACCTATTATGAAATAATTTATATTGTAAAAGGAAACGGAATCCATCATCTCAACAAAAACTTACTCCCTTACAAGTCAGGAGATTTATTTGTAGTCTCACCCGAAGACGAACACTACTTTGATATAAAAAAATGCACTCGATTTGTCTACATAAAATTCACTGATAATTATTTTAATTCTAATAAAAGTCTTTTCTGTGATGATTTACTACTAAACACTCCAGAATGTTTTATGAGAGATAAATTACTTAAAGAAACGGTATTAAAACTAGATGAGCCTTGTAAAACAATTCTAAAAAATACGATAGAGAACATTACTGCTTACAACTCCAGAATTGATGTAACTACCTCTCCAATCGTTTTCTATCAAATACTTTCTATCTTTGGATTAATAAAAGAAACTATACGTGGTATGAATCCAAAAGCAAATGGAAATCATATCGATAGCGAACAAATTACATCTTATATTCATCAGAATATTTATTATCCAAAATCTGTTCAGATAAAAGCAATTTCTGCTCATTTTAATATCGCAGAGACCTATTTTAGCGCTTATTTCAAAAGAACATTTTCTATCAGTTACAGAGATTATATCAATAATTTACGTACCACATTGATCGAGAAAAGAATTTCAAACAATCAAATGCCCATCAAACAAATTGCTTATGAGTTTGGTTTTACCGATGAAAGCCATTTATCGAATTACTTTAAAAAAAGAAAGAATATGAAACCTACTGATTTTAAGAAACTGTAGCCTAACTTTAAACGAAACCTTTTATAGATAAATATTTTAGTCTAATCTCTCCCTATTTTTCTTTAAAAATAAAAAAAGCGAATAACCATTTTAGCCATTCGCTTTTAAAGTAACTTAGATTGATATTTTTTTTGCTAATATATTGAATACGAAAATATATAAAAACCCATTTTGAGCTTAATTTTGTGATTTTTTATAACAGCAACGGCAACCATTTTAAATAGAAACCTAAACAATTCAAAAACAATTTTGTTTAAAATATCCCGTTAATGCTAAATAGTAATAATTTAGCAGTTGCTGAAGTAAAAAACAATCTGACTCCCCCTTAAAACACACATAATGAGAATAATCGAACTTAATTCCTTAATAATAATTTTGATTTTCGGGTCGCTCATTATACTTTCATTTCTCAAAATTACCAATCCACTAAACGTAAATAAGAAAGCTAATTTTTGCTTCGGAATCTTTCTTTTTCTTTGGGCTACATTTTGGATTGATGAAATTGG encodes:
- a CDS encoding DUF6443 domain-containing protein; this encodes MKKITALLLVLFPIIMIGQTQSENYIKSVTYKVATQTAIAAPTINQANQNITYFDGLGRPIQQIKYQASATGKDIVIPTEYDGFGRQLKEYLPFASGQNNSNYIAPSTLIPDLVQQYKTKYGAVNANPYSEKQVEASPLNRVLQQAAPGNDWALANNHTVKMDYQANSDADQVLLFIANTTWKESLGLYDISLSKANGTGFYPANELYKTITYDENTTASLVEANGSTVEFKNKEGQVVLKRTYDAGAKHDTYYVYDQYGNLTYVIPPKASDLINVSNSPYDTSSKATVASGTSLDLTATNSITLLPGFNAVKGSTFSARIESGSLAILNDLCYQYKYDYRNRLVEKKLPGKQWEFIVYDKLDRPVATGPSNSPFTDLSTTGWLITKYDAFSRPVYTGWMTETAATDTGRKALQDAQNNATVLFETKQATGTIDGIAAYYSNIVAPTSFKLLTVNYYDDYTFPSTPAITIPTSVEGQNTLAASQLKTVSTASWIRVATLSTATLGETTAVFYDAKARPIRNYTQNYLGGYAYTDSNLDPFSGQLQYTITRHKRVSGDPELKTKEAFTYSAQDRLLTHTHQINDGAIELIAANTYDELGQLEFKKVGNTTTAPTQKIDFTYNIRGWLTGINNMSSLTQAGDPKDLFAFKLDYNTVPTGVPGVLPLYNGNISETSWKSNSDSGTTTRGYGYKYDNLNRLKTAVFQKNNAVTNTYDESLSYDKNGNIMGLSRNGSSDTTPILIDDLVYSYGNANKTNQLIKVADSSNKAVGFVDGSNAEDDYSYDANGNMISDANKNITAITYNHLNLPTLITFGSTGNIAYTYNATGQKVLKIVTSGTNKTSTDYVNGYQYENNILQFFPQSEGYVNNNSGTFEYIYQYKDHLGNIRLSYDKNLSIVEENNYYPFGLKQIGYNDVISSLGNAVAKKYRYNGKELQDELGLNMYDYGARNYDSALGRWINIDPLAEKMRRHSPYNYAFDNPMRFIDPDGMSPKDVIIKGTKAQDAVNQLQQSVTKELTLSTDATGRLHYTQNETGPLTEGAQQLVNAIDDKSVIVNVDANNDALSKNNGKIIVGQFNGNSTIIGITNTSQEINTDNTKVLDNANEKPGATVLHEVVESHLGGKEAQSRDLTNVGPATRSDANNPTSVYSVAHKNAPAQGGLLFIRPSNPSVPNSGMLYTKDKSNTVVPIRTF
- a CDS encoding M91 family zinc metallopeptidase — encoded protein: MKSEDIIVVGTKEYRQQVMKDLQKITNQKLVFNEGANGQGKIEFSGTPSGSKKSVGTDLVSNLINSKHDIIIQDGDNNKTHYTDSDAASGVTEGGSGSTVTYKPNEKGQGIMNADGTTGRPAQNGLAHELGHAQDGINGTNVSVDLSNSKEI
- a CDS encoding AraC family transcriptional regulator, with product MPKLNQFETLVIDEFEEEKFHLPFHSHTYYEIIYIVKGNGIHHLNKNLLPYKSGDLFVVSPEDEHYFDIKKCTRFVYIKFTDNYFNSNKSLFCDDLLLNTPECFMRDKLLKETVLKLDEPCKTILKNTIENITAYNSRIDVTTSPIVFYQILSIFGLIKETIRGMNPKANGNHIDSEQITSYIHQNIYYPKSVQIKAISAHFNIAETYFSAYFKRTFSISYRDYINNLRTTLIEKRISNNQMPIKQIAYEFGFTDESHLSNYFKKRKNMKPTDFKKL